The Corallococcus exiguus genome has a segment encoding these proteins:
- a CDS encoding proprotein convertase P-domain-containing protein produces the protein MNSRLRRFLSFSSVPLLLSCGAAAVSDTPAEALAVQTQELATGTPAGIGVVMFLNEYALTFNVLDTQVPLNALAAQSIINYRFGPDGIPHTADDKRFVSIEQVDALPQVGPAALAALEAYARGTGRVELPVDGWVGTYQGVPFNVAEARRVLAVVNTQSLTALQSTYNVPSAAANAMVAARPFYDILTLGRLPAVNTVALQNLKAATQLGEEGDPCTGAGTCGTNLHCEGKPYDASSLYGRCVTTLAIPGDHESCSRFVPCQEGLACHGLDSGATEGWCRPAWMSGEFTAYADLTLQGNTTPLTATQAVVGLATVPEDITVELDLAHNNPSKLVLTLEDPGGETALLWDGPNEGTPPKRIPVTRGIPRDGTINGLWKLHIVNPSGVGNGKLREWKLKLTSRWD, from the coding sequence ATGAACTCCAGACTCCGTCGTTTTCTGTCGTTTTCCTCGGTTCCCCTCCTCCTGAGCTGCGGCGCTGCCGCGGTGTCGGACACGCCGGCCGAAGCGCTGGCGGTGCAGACGCAGGAGCTGGCCACGGGCACGCCCGCGGGCATCGGAGTGGTGATGTTCCTCAACGAGTACGCCCTGACCTTCAACGTGCTGGACACGCAGGTGCCGCTCAACGCGCTGGCGGCGCAGAGCATCATCAACTACCGCTTCGGGCCGGACGGCATCCCGCACACGGCGGATGACAAGCGCTTCGTCTCCATCGAGCAGGTGGACGCGCTGCCCCAGGTGGGGCCCGCGGCGCTGGCGGCGTTGGAGGCGTACGCCCGGGGCACGGGCCGGGTGGAGCTGCCCGTGGACGGCTGGGTGGGCACGTACCAGGGCGTGCCGTTCAACGTCGCGGAGGCGCGCCGGGTCCTGGCGGTGGTGAACACGCAGTCGCTGACGGCGCTGCAGTCCACGTACAACGTGCCCTCGGCGGCGGCGAACGCGATGGTGGCGGCGCGGCCCTTCTACGACATCCTGACGCTGGGCCGGCTGCCGGCCGTGAACACGGTGGCGCTCCAGAACCTCAAGGCGGCCACGCAGCTGGGCGAGGAAGGCGACCCGTGCACGGGCGCGGGGACGTGCGGGACGAACCTCCACTGCGAGGGCAAGCCGTATGACGCCTCCAGCCTCTACGGCCGCTGTGTGACGACGCTGGCCATCCCGGGCGACCACGAGTCGTGCTCGCGCTTCGTGCCGTGTCAGGAGGGGCTGGCGTGCCACGGCCTGGACTCGGGCGCGACGGAGGGCTGGTGCCGTCCGGCGTGGATGTCGGGCGAGTTCACGGCGTACGCGGACCTGACGCTGCAGGGCAACACGACGCCGCTGACGGCGACGCAGGCGGTGGTGGGCCTGGCGACGGTGCCGGAGGACATCACGGTGGAGCTGGACCTGGCGCACAACAACCCGTCCAAGCTGGTGCTCACGTTGGAGGATCCGGGCGGTGAGACGGCGCTCCTGTGGGACGGCCCCAACGAGGGCACGCCGCCCAAGCGCATCCCGGTGACGCGCGGCATTCCCCGCGACGGCACCATCAACGGCCTGTGGAAGCTGCACATCGTCAACCCGTCGGGCGTGGGTAACGGCAAGCTGCGCGAGTGGAAGCTGAAGCTCACCAGCCGCTGGGACTGA
- a CDS encoding MauE/DoxX family redox-associated membrane protein: MPAPSQPVDNARLAHALARVGLGMNIALHGLFRLPQLTAFAVGMRDSFDKSPLPPSWVYAVSLAIPVAEAVVGLLLLVGVEVRRVLVAGTLLMMLLIGGACSAQNWNAASIQMTYLGFYVALLAAVQYDHLSVDAWRRTRGAE; this comes from the coding sequence ATGCCCGCGCCCTCGCAGCCTGTCGACAACGCACGCCTCGCGCACGCCCTGGCCCGGGTGGGCCTGGGGATGAACATCGCGCTCCACGGCCTCTTCCGCCTGCCGCAGCTCACGGCGTTCGCGGTGGGCATGCGCGACTCCTTCGACAAGAGCCCGCTGCCGCCCTCGTGGGTGTACGCGGTGAGCCTGGCCATCCCGGTGGCGGAGGCGGTGGTGGGACTCCTGCTGCTGGTGGGCGTGGAGGTGCGGCGGGTGCTCGTGGCGGGGACGCTGCTGATGATGTTGCTCATTGGAGGCGCCTGCTCCGCGCAGAACTGGAACGCGGCGAGCATCCAGATGACCTATCTGGGCTTCTACGTCGCCCTCCTCGCCGCCGTGCAATACGACCACCTCTCCGTGGATGCGTGGAGGCGGACCCGCGGCGCGGAGTAG
- a CDS encoding fimbrial protein produces MNQDAGTRTGEEGRSRRKWVFIVLGVMACSCLGVVVVNTVRNFVRFGQRSKAAECKTNLRYWYVLQKRHYQDTKTYEPVFAKVGFVLERGNRYAYFAGRGPMEIRDHERSEVPDGAVSIGVDTFRFTYLRPIDVEALHPSLRARLGVSGTCPDCNITLACAGNTDEDATLDVWIISTGPLDLQDVDGEAAEPGFLVQLVDDTKD; encoded by the coding sequence GTGAATCAGGACGCAGGGACCCGCACGGGTGAGGAGGGTCGCTCCCGCCGGAAGTGGGTCTTCATCGTCCTTGGCGTGATGGCCTGTTCGTGTCTGGGCGTGGTGGTTGTCAACACGGTCCGCAACTTCGTGCGCTTCGGACAGCGCTCCAAGGCAGCGGAGTGCAAGACGAACCTGAGGTACTGGTACGTGCTCCAGAAGCGCCACTACCAGGACACGAAGACCTACGAGCCGGTCTTCGCGAAGGTGGGCTTCGTGCTCGAGCGGGGCAACCGCTACGCGTACTTCGCGGGCCGGGGGCCGATGGAGATTCGCGACCATGAGCGAAGCGAGGTCCCTGACGGAGCGGTGTCCATCGGCGTGGACACCTTCCGGTTCACCTACCTGCGCCCCATCGACGTGGAGGCGCTGCATCCGTCGTTGAGGGCCCGGCTTGGTGTCTCCGGCACATGCCCCGATTGCAACATCACCCTGGCGTGCGCGGGGAACACTGACGAAGACGCGACCCTGGATGTCTGGATCATCTCCACCGGACCGTTGGATCTCCAGGACGTGGACGGAGAGGCCGCGGAGCCCGGCTTCCTCGTGCAGCTCGTGGACGACACGAAAGACTGA